The following proteins come from a genomic window of Salminus brasiliensis chromosome 15, fSalBra1.hap2, whole genome shotgun sequence:
- the LOC140535417 gene encoding ubiquitin-conjugating enzyme E2 A-like isoform X2, whose protein sequence is MVWNAVIFGPEGTPFEDGTFKLTVEFTEEYPNKPPTVRFISKMFHPNVYADGSICLDILQNRWSPTYDVSSILTSIQSLLDEPNPNSPANSQAAQLYQENKREYEKRVSAIVEQSWRDS, encoded by the exons ATGGTGTGGAACGCAGTTATATTTGG ACCTGAGGGAACTCCCTTCGAAGATG GTACATTCAAGTTGACTGTAGAGTTCACAGAAGAATACCCCAACAAACCACCCACAGTCCGATTCATTTCGAAGATGTTTCATCCGAATG tATATGCAGATGGAAGTATATGTCTCGATATTCTACAAAATCGATGGAGCCCAACTTATGACGTTTCATCAATTCTTACCTCAATCCAG TCTTTGCTTGACGAACCGAACCCAAACAGTCCGGCCAACAGCCAGGCGGCCCAGCTCTACCAGGAGAACAAACGCGAGTATGAGAAGCGCGTGTCCGCCATCGTCGAGCAGAGCTGGAGGGACAGTTGA
- the cars2 gene encoding probable cysteine--tRNA ligase, mitochondrial isoform X1 produces MRPFLTLVRNAVSVGSSRAVCSEAGSKWIKPAGYDTGIKAYNSLSKQKEPLVLAKEGVATWYSCGPTVYDHAHLGHACSYVRFDILQRILTRLFDINVTHVMVITDIDDKIIQRGLEENTSPLVLARMYEEEFKKDMMALKVVPPAVYMRVTENIPQIVAFIEGIISNGHAYATRQGDVYFDTKSIGSRYGKLVNFGNAAEAPGVRDKRDPRDFALWKASKPQEPYWESPWGRGRPGWHIECSTIASSVFGSQLDIHSGGIDLAFPHHENEIAQCEAFHKCDQWGNYFLHSGHLHLKGSSEKMSKSLRNYITIKDFLQSYTANEFRLFCLLSKYRSGIDYSDASMSEARSTLFAISSFIHNAQAYMQGHLLCQTIQEDLLWERLSSTQASVRTALADDFDTPKTVDALMSLIYHGNCQLQPITVKVDKTSRSPAVFGAMVAYIREIMDVLGVDLLDRKESGVADSSGVLHNVVEQLVHFRTKVRNFALSVDDEVPQDLQNSVQRQRKKPPVDRVPLLETCDALRKNLVPLGVHIKDRGINSTWEITQLQRETTDKKS; encoded by the exons ATGAGGCCCTTTTTGACACTGGTCAGAAACGCAGTTTCGGTGGGCTCGAGTCGAGCAGTGTGCTCTGAGGCTGGATCCAAGTGGATCAAGCCGGCAGGTTATGACACTGGCATTAAGGCATACAACAGCCTCTCCAAACAAAAGGAGCCCCTGGTTCTGGCCAAAGAGGGAGTAGCGACCTG gtacaGTTGTGGACCCACCGTTTATGACCATGCCCATCTCGGCCATGCGTG CTCCTATGTCAGATTTGACATTCTGCAAAGGATTTTGACCAGGCTGTTCGACATAAACGTCACCCATGTCATGGTCATCACTGACATCGATGATAAGATCATACAGAGAGGCCTTGAG GAGAACACCTCGCCACTTGTGCTGGCCAGAATgtatgaagaggagtttaagaaAGACATGATGGCTCTAAAG GTGGTTCCTCCAGCCGTGTACATGAGAGTCACAGAGAACATACCTCAGATTGTGGCCTTCATTGAAGGCATCATCTCCAACGGTCATGCCTATGCCACACGTCAAG GGGATGTCTACTTCGATACTAAGTCTATTGGCAGTCGTTATGGCAAGCTTGTGAACTTTGGCAATGCTGCTGAGGCACCAG GGGTCAGGGATAAGAGGGACCCACGTGATTTTGCCCTATGGAAAGCCTCGAAGCCACAGGAGCCATACTGGGAGTCTCCATGGGGAAGGGGAAGACCTGGATGGCACATTGAATGCTCTACCATTGCCAG CTCTGTTTTTGGGAGCCAGTTGGATATCCACTCAGGAGGCATAGACTTAGCCTTTCCTCATCATGAGAATGAAATAGCTCAGTGTGAGGCTTTCCACAAGTGTGACCAATGGGGGAACTACTTCTTGCACTCAG gGCACCTTCATCTGAAGGGCAGTTCAGAAAAGATGTCAAAATCTTTAAGGAATTATATTACAATAAAG GATTTTTTACAGTCCTACACTGCAAATGAGTTTAGACTGTTTTGCCTGTTAAGCAagtacagatcag GGATTGACTACAGTGATGCCAGTATGAGCGAGGCTCGGTCCACGCTATTTGCCATCTCTTCTTTCATCCACAATGCCCAGGCCTACATGCAGGGTCACTTACTGTGCCAAACAATACAGGAGGACCTTTTATGGGAGAG GTTATCATCGACACAAGCCAGTGTCCGAACTGCGCTAGCAGATGACTTTGACACGCCGAAAACAGTGGATGCACTCATGAGCCTCATTTACCATGGCAACTGTCAGCTTCAGCCCATCACTGTCAAA GTTGATAAGACGTCTAGAAGTCCGGCAGTTTTTGGCGCGATGGTGGCTTACATCAGAGAGATCATGGATGTTCTTGGAGTTGATCTCTTGGACAGAAAG GAGTCCGGTGTTGCTGACTCGTCTGGTGTCCTTCACAATGTGGTGGAGCAGCTGGTTCACTTCCGTACCAAGGTTCGAAACTTTGCTCTTTCTGTGGATGATGAAGTCCCTCAGGACCTTCAGAACAGCGTCCAGCGCCAGAGAAAGAAACCCCCTGTTGACAGAGTGCCCTTACTGGAGACCTGTGATGCCCTGCGGAAAAATCTTGTGCCCTTGGGAGTTCATATTAAG GACAGAGGGATCAACTCCACATGGGAGATCACGCAGCTCCAGAGGGAGACTACGGACAAGAAAAGCTAG
- the cars2 gene encoding probable cysteine--tRNA ligase, mitochondrial isoform X2, with product MSWSSLTSMIRSYREALRQENTSPLVLARMYEEEFKKDMMALKVVPPAVYMRVTENIPQIVAFIEGIISNGHAYATRQGDVYFDTKSIGSRYGKLVNFGNAAEAPGVRDKRDPRDFALWKASKPQEPYWESPWGRGRPGWHIECSTIASSVFGSQLDIHSGGIDLAFPHHENEIAQCEAFHKCDQWGNYFLHSGHLHLKGSSEKMSKSLRNYITIKDFLQSYTANEFRLFCLLSKYRSGIDYSDASMSEARSTLFAISSFIHNAQAYMQGHLLCQTIQEDLLWERLSSTQASVRTALADDFDTPKTVDALMSLIYHGNCQLQPITVKVDKTSRSPAVFGAMVAYIREIMDVLGVDLLDRKESGVADSSGVLHNVVEQLVHFRTKVRNFALSVDDEVPQDLQNSVQRQRKKPPVDRVPLLETCDALRKNLVPLGVHIKDRGINSTWEITQLQRETTDKKS from the exons ATGTCATGGTCATCACTGACATCGATGATAAGATCATACAGAGAGGCCTTGAGGCAA GAGAACACCTCGCCACTTGTGCTGGCCAGAATgtatgaagaggagtttaagaaAGACATGATGGCTCTAAAG GTGGTTCCTCCAGCCGTGTACATGAGAGTCACAGAGAACATACCTCAGATTGTGGCCTTCATTGAAGGCATCATCTCCAACGGTCATGCCTATGCCACACGTCAAG GGGATGTCTACTTCGATACTAAGTCTATTGGCAGTCGTTATGGCAAGCTTGTGAACTTTGGCAATGCTGCTGAGGCACCAG GGGTCAGGGATAAGAGGGACCCACGTGATTTTGCCCTATGGAAAGCCTCGAAGCCACAGGAGCCATACTGGGAGTCTCCATGGGGAAGGGGAAGACCTGGATGGCACATTGAATGCTCTACCATTGCCAG CTCTGTTTTTGGGAGCCAGTTGGATATCCACTCAGGAGGCATAGACTTAGCCTTTCCTCATCATGAGAATGAAATAGCTCAGTGTGAGGCTTTCCACAAGTGTGACCAATGGGGGAACTACTTCTTGCACTCAG gGCACCTTCATCTGAAGGGCAGTTCAGAAAAGATGTCAAAATCTTTAAGGAATTATATTACAATAAAG GATTTTTTACAGTCCTACACTGCAAATGAGTTTAGACTGTTTTGCCTGTTAAGCAagtacagatcag GGATTGACTACAGTGATGCCAGTATGAGCGAGGCTCGGTCCACGCTATTTGCCATCTCTTCTTTCATCCACAATGCCCAGGCCTACATGCAGGGTCACTTACTGTGCCAAACAATACAGGAGGACCTTTTATGGGAGAG GTTATCATCGACACAAGCCAGTGTCCGAACTGCGCTAGCAGATGACTTTGACACGCCGAAAACAGTGGATGCACTCATGAGCCTCATTTACCATGGCAACTGTCAGCTTCAGCCCATCACTGTCAAA GTTGATAAGACGTCTAGAAGTCCGGCAGTTTTTGGCGCGATGGTGGCTTACATCAGAGAGATCATGGATGTTCTTGGAGTTGATCTCTTGGACAGAAAG GAGTCCGGTGTTGCTGACTCGTCTGGTGTCCTTCACAATGTGGTGGAGCAGCTGGTTCACTTCCGTACCAAGGTTCGAAACTTTGCTCTTTCTGTGGATGATGAAGTCCCTCAGGACCTTCAGAACAGCGTCCAGCGCCAGAGAAAGAAACCCCCTGTTGACAGAGTGCCCTTACTGGAGACCTGTGATGCCCTGCGGAAAAATCTTGTGCCCTTGGGAGTTCATATTAAG GACAGAGGGATCAACTCCACATGGGAGATCACGCAGCTCCAGAGGGAGACTACGGACAAGAAAAGCTAG
- the LOC140535417 gene encoding ubiquitin-conjugating enzyme E2 A-like isoform X1, translating into MSTPARRRLMRDFKRLQEDPPAGVSGAPSENNIMVWNAVIFGPEGTPFEDGTFKLTVEFTEEYPNKPPTVRFISKMFHPNVYADGSICLDILQNRWSPTYDVSSILTSIQSLLDEPNPNSPANSQAAQLYQENKREYEKRVSAIVEQSWRDS; encoded by the exons ATGTCAACTCCGGCAAGAAGACGACTCATGAGGGATTTTAAAAG ACTTCAAGAGGACCCCCCAGCCGGAGTTAGTGGTGCCCCTTCAGAAAACAACATCATGGTGTGGAACGCAGTTATATTTGG ACCTGAGGGAACTCCCTTCGAAGATG GTACATTCAAGTTGACTGTAGAGTTCACAGAAGAATACCCCAACAAACCACCCACAGTCCGATTCATTTCGAAGATGTTTCATCCGAATG tATATGCAGATGGAAGTATATGTCTCGATATTCTACAAAATCGATGGAGCCCAACTTATGACGTTTCATCAATTCTTACCTCAATCCAG TCTTTGCTTGACGAACCGAACCCAAACAGTCCGGCCAACAGCCAGGCGGCCCAGCTCTACCAGGAGAACAAACGCGAGTATGAGAAGCGCGTGTCCGCCATCGTCGAGCAGAGCTGGAGGGACAGTTGA
- the LOC140535737 gene encoding inhibitor of growth protein 1-like, whose amino-acid sequence MLNTASWDPLHVANYVAEYLDLVESLPFDLQRNVSLMREIDSKYQEILKELDEAYQKHSQEEDPIQRRRLLHCIQRALIRSQELGDEKIQLASQMVELVENRSRQVDGFAELLEAHSEPHDNAAAASMTAIVPGKRREEEKRREEAMGLVDRLVGGNKRSRRQKASSNENRENASASHHDEVVSITGREKRAKTSKKKKRSKAKQEREASPADLPIDPNEPTYCLCEQVSYGEMIGCDNDECPIEWFHFSCVGLNHKPKGKWYCPKCRGDTEKTMDKALEKSKKERAYNR is encoded by the exons ATGTTGAACACGGCCAGCTGGGACCCGCTACACGTTGCCAACTATGTGGCTGAATATCTGGACTTGGTGGAATCGCTGCCGTTCGACCTACAAAGAAACGTGTCTCTCATGAGGGAGATCGACTCCAAATATCAAG AAATCCTCAAAGAGCTTGATGAGGCGTACCAGAAGCACAGCCAAGAGGAGGACCCCATCCAGCGGAGGCGCCTTCTGCACTGCATCCAGCGAGCCTTGATCCGAAGCCAGGAGCTGGGCGACGAGAAGATCCAGCTGGCCAGCCAGATGGTGGAGCTGGTGGAGAACCGCAGTCGGCAAGTGGATGGTTTTGCCGAGCTCCTGGAAGCCCACAGCGAGCCTCATGACAATGCAGCTGCTGCTTCCATGACCGCCATAGTTCCTGGGAAGAGGCGGGAGGAGGAAAAGCGCAGGGAGGAGGCCATGGGGTTGGTCGACCGACTGGTGGGCGGCAACAAGCGCTCGAGGCGGCAGAAGGCCAGCAGCAACGAGAACCGGGAGAACGCTTCCGCCAGTCACCACGACGAAGTGGTCAGCATCACGGGCAGGGAGAAGAGAGCCAAGACatcgaagaagaagaagaggtccAAAGCCAAGCAGGAAAGGGAGGCCTCGCCAGCTGACCTGCCCATTGACCCCAACGAGCCCACCTACTGCCTCTGCGAGCAGGTGTCCTATGGAGAGATGATAGGTTGTGACAACGACGAATGTCCCATCGAATGGTTCCATTTCTCCTGTGTTGGGCTCAATCATAAGCCCAAGGGGAAGTGGTACTGCCCTAAATGTAGAGGGGACACAGAGAAAACCATGGACAAAGCCTTGGAAAAATCCAAAAAGGAGAGGGCCTATAACAGGTAG
- the LOC140535743 gene encoding ras-related protein Rab-20-like: MPAPRKMRKPDIKMVILGDMNVGKTSLLHRYTERSFKDTLSTVGGAFFLKQWGRYNISIWDTAGREQFHGLGSMYCRGAAAIILTYDVTNWQSLLQLEERFLSLTDSANSDCIFAVVGNKADLTDPFAQIITPEDVGPEESAISAAPSCPTPPHTPTIHKQVCREDAMALYSRIICYKALDEGASPVAEKMCFETSAKTGYNVDALFETLFELVLPSIIQKQARVESPTVCLEDYEEEEARKKKPDCCT; encoded by the exons ATGCCTGCCCCCAGAAAAATGAGGAAGCCTGACATTAAAATGGTCATCCTGGGGGACATGAACGTTGGGAAAACGTCGCTGCTCCACAGGTACACCGAGAGGAGCTTTAAAGACACGCTGAGTACAGTCGGAGGAGCTTTCTTCCTGAAGCAGTGGGGACGCTACAACATTTCTATTTGGGACACGGCAG GTCGTGAGCAGTTCCATGGCCTGGGCTCCATGTACTGCCGTGGCGCGGCCGCCATCATCCTCACCTACGACGTCACCAACTGGCAGAGCCTGCTGCAGCTGGAGGAGCGCTTCCTGTCTCTCACCGACTCTGCCAACAGTGACTGCATCTTCGCTGTGGTTGGCAACAAGGCCGACCTCACGGACCCGTTCGCCCAGATCATAACCCCCGAGGACGTTGGGCCAGAGGAGTCGGCCATCTCCGCCGCCCCTTCTTGCCCCACCCCTCCGCACACGCCGACCATTCACAAGCAGGTTTGCCGGGAGGACGCCATGGCGCTCTACAGCCGCATAATCTGCTACAAAGCCCTGGACGAGGGCGCCAGCCCTGTGGCGGAAAAGATGTGTTTCGAGACAAGCGCCAAGACGGGCTACAACGTGGACGCCCTGTTCGAGACGCTTTTCGAGCTGGTGCTGCCGTCCATCATCCAAAAGCAGGCGAGGGTCGAGTCGCCTACCGTGTGTTTGGAAGACTACGAGGAAGAAGAGGCCAGGAAGAAGAAGCCCGACTGTTGCACATGA